Part of the Streptomyces sp. WMMC500 genome is shown below.
CGCCGCGAAGGACGTCGTCGTGCGCGGCACGTACGACGTGTCGGGGCTGCGGGCCGACGCGGACGTCATGATCTGGTGGCACGCGGAGAGCTCGGACGCGCTGCAGGAGGCGTACAACCTCTTCCGCCGCACCCGCCTGGGCCGCGCCCTCGCCCCGGTCTGGTCGAACATGGCGCTGCACCGGCCCGCCGAGTTCAACAAGTCGCACATCCCGGCGTTCCTGGCGGACGAGACCCCGCGCGCGTACGTGAGCGTGTACCCGTTCGTCCGCTCCTACGAGTGGTACCTGCTGCCCGACGAGGACCGCCGCCGCATGCTCGCCGACCACGGCAAGATGGCCCGCGGCTTCCCGGACGTACGCGCCAACACGGTGCCCTCGTTCTCCCTCGGCGACTACGAGTGGATCCTCGCCTTCGAGGCCGACGAGCTGCACCGCATCGTGGACCTGATGCGCCATCTGCGCGGCTCCGAGGCGCGGCGGCACGTCCGCGAGGAGGTGCCGTTCTACACCGGCCGCCGCAAGCCCGTCGCGGAGCTGGTGGCCTCCCTGGCCTGACGCCAGGCGGGGCCCCGCCTCAGCCGACCGCCGGGCCGCCCGTCCCCGGCGCCA
Proteins encoded:
- the hemQ gene encoding hydrogen peroxide-dependent heme synthase — encoded protein: MSDAPPPAAPSPAASARSANAGKKAKDLNEVIRYTLWSVFRLRDTLPEDRAGYADEVTELFEQLAAKDVVVRGTYDVSGLRADADVMIWWHAESSDALQEAYNLFRRTRLGRALAPVWSNMALHRPAEFNKSHIPAFLADETPRAYVSVYPFVRSYEWYLLPDEDRRRMLADHGKMARGFPDVRANTVPSFSLGDYEWILAFEADELHRIVDLMRHLRGSEARRHVREEVPFYTGRRKPVAELVASLA